A portion of the Nitrospirota bacterium genome contains these proteins:
- a CDS encoding PD40 domain-containing protein, which yields MVRMLRAVLLVAFFLSAVASSAAADPIHPYVRGLEEPELGAARKGWPGGSAYNYPHLDWHTIETAHFYIHYHTGAEWTARKIAAIADTTYDLITAAYDHRLKQKVHVVVRDVEEVSNGWASYSQKWITIWATSLYHPLRGRHYWIDNVFPHEFAHIVSLDAADAFSPHLDGVQFVGLQDWSQRLGEEFDGSDARTSKVPVDLGGSFFFMGEAVPPWFAEGIAQYHDTVTAGFERWDTHRDMFLRMVVLENNLLTLDEMGTFTGRNSLQAEQVYNQGFSFVTFLAEKFQAPNSLDANARIAKRNGRSLHLFFSDAVRQALRKDIHRLYDEWKSMLTARYEGARRTLGTSTEGEEFNPTGKSEWLDAKGFEKGLMNRLVKVSPDGKHLSYLSSRGRDGWGTTLYLAELKNGAPVPGKDPTALDVGSAYSWSPDARKIVHVASVAEPGTGLESRRLMIYDLETKKSEMLGGRTLWTLGSIRFGDLPTAGQRAGEPAWSPDGRRVVFTENRDGQMNLRLIGVDGGDFTPLTEFSDGTQTGGPQWSPDGKTIVFFMFRNGQQDIWRLDVETRELTPLTNDRHDDRDPVFLPDGSGILFASDRTGIFNIHRMDLRSREVTQVTNVLGGTFWPSISPDGHWVRYSSFTSTGYRLFQIALDQRVEPGEEKTTFDTQQGWDPLTVSSLSAHPYRAEIRPFTLSPSFEYFDEQVRAGLGIDVGDYLARHRLLGFASAGMPVEEGPSSEEIDQFYEAAYVNQSWHISWLADYRRALIRESFGSGESSLGIHETADFLDVQAFYPLAAGGSGGAFSGHTLSAGYALRNVQDAFRGAGSATLLDDVLAAMYRQIGLEPPVGCTAADVRGRRIPGPDTECLGNRHNLIRNHQGSATYAYRVSSSAVDAGINPRGAKGLSVTYAYTRSETSAFLDAVNALNNRVALVDEGRSIRRSPAPEGDYQFNRVWLGYAHFLKSPIRYLHEDLDRLRHTLYYKVFAGLTDRPVSAADKFYAGGRLALFSNRLVNPFLNLPGYEDGQVRGDSLLLATVGYRFPVLRRIHKSIGPFYFNSVYGSVFADAGNAYDLRGKGPFVTNLILDKNGDHTLGRADVLEDAGVELLMEGDLFHVEGAWNSFVRVAKGFSPVPNLTREVPNLLDPAGIGIAGEEGVRRKEAPVRIYVGLGIGF from the coding sequence CATCGAGACCGCGCACTTCTACATCCACTACCACACGGGCGCCGAATGGACCGCCCGGAAGATCGCCGCGATCGCGGATACCACCTATGATCTCATCACCGCCGCCTACGATCACCGGCTCAAGCAGAAAGTGCACGTGGTCGTGCGGGACGTCGAAGAAGTCTCCAATGGGTGGGCCAGCTACTCGCAGAAGTGGATCACGATTTGGGCGACGAGCCTGTACCATCCGCTCCGGGGCCGCCATTACTGGATCGACAACGTGTTCCCGCACGAGTTCGCCCACATCGTCTCGCTCGATGCCGCGGACGCTTTCTCACCCCACCTCGATGGCGTCCAGTTCGTCGGCTTGCAGGATTGGAGCCAGAGGCTCGGCGAAGAGTTCGATGGGTCCGACGCCCGGACCTCGAAAGTGCCGGTCGATCTCGGCGGCTCCTTCTTCTTCATGGGCGAGGCCGTTCCACCGTGGTTCGCCGAAGGGATCGCCCAGTATCACGATACCGTCACGGCCGGTTTTGAGCGGTGGGACACGCACCGCGACATGTTTCTCCGCATGGTCGTGCTGGAAAACAACCTGCTCACGCTGGACGAGATGGGCACGTTCACCGGCCGCAACTCCTTGCAGGCCGAACAGGTGTACAACCAGGGCTTCTCGTTCGTCACTTTCCTGGCCGAAAAGTTCCAAGCCCCAAACAGCCTGGACGCCAATGCGCGGATCGCAAAACGCAACGGCCGCTCGCTCCACCTCTTTTTCAGCGACGCCGTGCGCCAGGCACTCCGAAAAGACATCCACCGGCTGTATGACGAATGGAAATCGATGCTGACGGCCCGCTACGAGGGGGCCCGCCGGACTCTCGGCACAAGCACGGAGGGCGAGGAGTTCAATCCGACCGGAAAATCCGAATGGCTCGACGCAAAGGGGTTCGAGAAAGGCCTCATGAACCGGCTGGTCAAGGTCTCCCCGGACGGAAAACATCTCAGCTACCTCTCCAGCCGTGGGCGGGACGGCTGGGGCACTACACTCTATCTCGCCGAACTGAAGAATGGCGCGCCGGTCCCCGGAAAGGATCCTACGGCCCTCGACGTCGGCTCCGCCTACTCTTGGTCTCCCGACGCGCGCAAGATCGTTCATGTCGCCTCCGTTGCAGAGCCGGGCACGGGCCTGGAGAGTCGGCGATTGATGATCTACGACCTGGAAACCAAGAAGTCGGAGATGCTCGGGGGCCGCACCCTCTGGACCCTCGGCAGCATCCGCTTCGGCGATCTCCCCACGGCGGGCCAACGCGCGGGCGAGCCGGCATGGTCGCCGGACGGCCGCCGGGTCGTGTTCACGGAGAACCGTGACGGGCAGATGAACCTGCGGCTCATCGGGGTGGACGGGGGAGACTTCACGCCTCTGACCGAATTCTCGGACGGTACACAAACCGGCGGTCCGCAATGGTCGCCGGACGGAAAGACCATCGTCTTTTTCATGTTCCGCAACGGGCAGCAGGACATCTGGCGCCTGGATGTGGAAACACGCGAACTCACGCCCCTCACGAACGACCGGCACGACGACCGCGATCCGGTTTTCCTGCCGGACGGCAGCGGCATCCTCTTCGCGTCGGATCGCACGGGGATTTTCAACATCCATCGGATGGACCTCCGGAGCCGCGAGGTAACGCAGGTGACGAATGTTTTGGGAGGGACGTTCTGGCCCTCGATCTCGCCGGATGGGCATTGGGTACGCTACTCCTCGTTCACCTCCACGGGTTACCGCCTCTTCCAGATCGCCCTCGATCAACGAGTCGAACCCGGCGAGGAAAAAACGACGTTCGACACGCAGCAGGGATGGGACCCCCTCACGGTGTCCTCGTTGTCCGCTCACCCGTACCGGGCCGAAATCAGGCCGTTCACCCTTTCGCCGTCCTTTGAGTATTTCGACGAGCAAGTTCGCGCCGGTCTCGGAATCGACGTGGGCGATTACCTCGCTCGGCACCGTCTTCTCGGTTTCGCCTCCGCGGGGATGCCGGTCGAGGAAGGCCCCTCCTCGGAGGAGATTGACCAATTCTACGAAGCGGCCTACGTGAACCAGAGCTGGCACATCTCATGGTTGGCCGACTATCGGCGGGCCCTCATCCGGGAAAGCTTCGGCTCCGGCGAATCGAGCCTGGGCATCCACGAGACGGCGGACTTCCTCGATGTCCAGGCCTTCTACCCTCTGGCCGCCGGGGGAAGCGGAGGAGCGTTTTCGGGACATACGCTCTCGGCCGGGTATGCGCTCCGTAACGTCCAGGACGCATTTCGGGGCGCTGGGAGCGCCACCCTTCTGGATGACGTGCTGGCTGCCATGTACCGCCAGATCGGCCTCGAACCGCCCGTGGGGTGTACCGCGGCGGACGTACGGGGTCGGCGGATCCCCGGGCCGGATACGGAATGTCTGGGCAACCGGCACAATCTCATCCGAAATCACCAAGGGAGTGCCACGTATGCCTATCGGGTTTCATCCTCGGCCGTGGACGCAGGGATCAATCCGCGCGGAGCCAAGGGGCTCTCGGTGACGTATGCCTATACCCGAAGCGAGACCTCCGCGTTTCTGGATGCCGTGAACGCCTTGAACAATCGGGTGGCCCTGGTCGATGAAGGCCGCAGCATCAGGCGAAGTCCCGCCCCCGAGGGTGACTACCAATTCAATCGTGTCTGGCTCGGCTACGCCCACTTCCTCAAGAGCCCGATCCGATATCTTCATGAGGATCTGGACCGGCTGCGCCACACACTCTATTACAAGGTATTCGCGGGGCTGACGGACCGACCGGTTTCGGCGGCGGATAAATTCTACGCGGGAGGCCGGCTGGCCTTGTTCTCCAACAGGCTGGTGAATCCGTTCCTCAACCTGCCCGGCTATGAGGACGGACAGGTTCGCGGCGACTCGCTCCTCCTGGCCACCGTCGGATACCGGTTCCCCGTTCTCCGCCGCATCCACAAATCGATCGGCCCCTTCTATTTCAACAGCGTCTACGGTTCGGTCTTCGCGGATGCGGGCAATGCATACGACCTGCGGGGCAAGGGGCCCTTCGTTACGAATCTCATTCTGGACAAGAACGGCGATCACACGCTGGGACGGGCGGATGTGCTGGAGGACGCGGGGGTCGAACTCCTGATGGAGGGCGATCTCTTTCACGTCGAGGGCGCGTGGAACAGTTTCGTTCGCGTGGCGAAGGGGTTTTCGCCCGTGCCGAACCTCACGCGGGAAGTTCCGAACCTGCTCGATCCCGCCGGCATCGGGATCGCCGGCGAGGAAGGCGTGCGCAGGAAGGAGGCCCCGGTGCGGATATATGTCGGCCTGGGGATCGGGTTCTAG
- a CDS encoding FG-GAP repeat protein: MGTRKLLAPFVCLVLWSCAEQQTTGRSTRILRGAVVRMEVHGAAGGERFGTGVAGLGDLDGDGIGEIAGGAPGADFDTDACPDLQPGRGVVRIHSGSDGSLMRVHCGVAQNESFGEFIRAVGDADGDGATEYAVAAPGASSDPVSCPDSIVGRGVIRIYSGRTGSFLRALCGYSAYENLTNIVADVGDLDGDGLADWVASSPLASTHPQACPLRPTDPVRCPSPKIGQADRPCGKGYVEGRSGKDGHPLFASCGARAGDLYGFWVARADSGLLGGREKDLDGDGLTDLFVGAPTATCKTSDEGTQPEGVVFLLSSANEWDRPSRSSEKICGDEPGEGQGGFPADTIRGDLDGDGTPDLVIGSPLADRSPGDCDAPAMAGGVLRVILGGGASVRATLCGAQGEALGAGYDFLPVGDADRNGQDDPDQFVVGAPGVDSDGKTNAGSILILELTPP; encoded by the coding sequence ATGGGCACACGCAAATTATTGGCGCCGTTCGTTTGCCTGGTCCTCTGGAGCTGCGCGGAACAGCAAACGACGGGACGTTCGACGCGTATCCTTCGTGGAGCCGTGGTCCGCATGGAGGTTCACGGGGCGGCAGGAGGCGAGAGGTTTGGCACAGGCGTCGCCGGTCTTGGGGATCTTGACGGCGACGGGATCGGCGAGATTGCCGGAGGAGCGCCAGGGGCCGACTTCGACACGGATGCCTGCCCGGACTTGCAGCCCGGCCGTGGGGTCGTCCGAATCCACAGCGGAAGCGACGGCTCGCTCATGCGTGTTCATTGCGGCGTGGCCCAGAACGAATCGTTTGGAGAGTTCATCCGGGCGGTGGGCGACGCCGATGGCGACGGCGCCACGGAGTACGCCGTGGCCGCTCCCGGCGCTTCTTCAGATCCTGTGTCCTGCCCGGACTCCATTGTGGGCCGGGGTGTCATCCGGATCTACTCGGGCCGCACCGGATCATTCCTACGCGCCCTCTGCGGCTACAGCGCCTACGAGAATCTCACCAATATCGTGGCGGACGTAGGCGACCTGGACGGAGACGGATTGGCCGATTGGGTCGCCTCGTCTCCTCTTGCCTCCACCCATCCGCAGGCCTGCCCGTTGCGGCCCACGGATCCGGTCCGATGCCCAAGCCCGAAGATCGGCCAAGCCGACCGCCCCTGCGGCAAGGGATATGTAGAGGGCCGCTCGGGAAAAGACGGACACCCTCTCTTTGCGTCTTGCGGCGCCCGAGCGGGCGACCTCTATGGATTTTGGGTTGCGCGCGCCGACTCCGGCCTGCTGGGCGGAAGAGAGAAGGACCTCGACGGCGACGGCCTCACGGATCTGTTCGTGGGGGCTCCCACCGCAACCTGCAAGACTTCGGATGAGGGTACCCAGCCCGAAGGGGTCGTGTTCCTGCTTTCGAGCGCGAATGAATGGGACCGGCCCAGCCGGTCTTCGGAAAAGATCTGCGGCGACGAGCCGGGCGAGGGTCAGGGAGGGTTCCCGGCGGATACCATCCGGGGGGACCTGGATGGCGACGGGACGCCAGACCTGGTCATCGGATCTCCCCTTGCCGACCGCTCTCCGGGAGACTGCGATGCACCCGCGATGGCGGGAGGAGTTCTTCGGGTCATTCTGGGCGGCGGCGCATCCGTCCGCGCCACCCTCTGCGGCGCGCAGGGGGAGGCCCTCGGCGCGGGCTACGATTTTCTACCCGTGGGGGATGCGGACCGAAACGGGCAGGACGATCCGGACCAGTTCGTCGTGGGCGCGCCGGGAGTCGACTCCGATGGGAAAACCAACGCCGGTTCGATCCTGATTTTGGAACTGACTCCGCCGTAG
- a CDS encoding clan AA aspartic protease, whose translation MGLTRVTVTLKAMTTSKKEYREEFLVDTGATDSMAPAGRLRAIGIRPLGKTSYELADGTVKELDFGAAVIEFMGDITAGRVVFGPDGVDPILGVTALESTGIAVDPKTHSLKRMPAISLKRAG comes from the coding sequence ATGGGACTGACGCGGGTAACGGTCACTCTGAAAGCCATGACAACGTCGAAGAAGGAATATCGGGAGGAATTTCTCGTTGACACCGGCGCCACAGACTCCATGGCCCCGGCCGGGCGACTTCGTGCCATTGGAATTCGACCCCTCGGGAAAACGAGCTATGAACTGGCGGACGGCACCGTCAAGGAACTCGACTTCGGCGCCGCCGTGATCGAATTCATGGGGGACATTACGGCAGGACGCGTGGTGTTCGGTCCTGACGGCGTCGATCCGATCCTGGGCGTGACGGCATTGGAATCGACAGGGATTGCGGTGGACCCGAAGACGCACTCCTTGAAGCGGATGCCCGCCATCTCCCTCAAGCGCGCGGGCTGA
- a CDS encoding PBP1A family penicillin-binding protein: MKRITKKKRKESAFMMKTLRLVLRVSFASIALSLGLGVGVLWYYTKVIPDVKSILKHYEPSTVTTFYARDNSVIAEFFSEKRYIVPLESVPKHVMDAFVAAEDQHFYKHKGIDYWGIARALGRNVLAGEVVQGGSTITQQLTRSILRYRGRSYSRKIKEALLAFRIEKNLSKDEILYLYLNQIFLGHGAYGVEAAAQMYFHKSTPELTVAEGAFLAGLAPAPNTYSPYNNSEQGKNRQKYVLRRMVEDGYIPEAKATEAWQQPLPLYPQPSDTVYAAPYFVEQVRRHIESKYGAHALYSQGLKVYTTVELGAQEAAEGAVRRGLERLDKAEGYHGPLRKLTGPGEVEAYLTELFDRQSKLQPGDRAEGVVTAVIKSKRELRLDLGGRIATVRPDDYAWLAPGEGRSALRLFAVGDVLPLHIKKLSGEQEATVALDPEPGIQGSILATDVKTGEVRAMAGGYDYSKSQFNRATQAKRQPGSAFKPIIYAAALEKGFTASTMMYDTPVVLPFRLHDDEEMWKPRNFEKEFQGPTTFREGLIHSRNIVTVKILREIGVDAAIEFARRVGVSVDLDRNLSLALGSSALTSVELSLPYLVFASGGRRVEPTFIRAVYGRSGELLEGKDILHGKSVPKSIVQLGDQQYEVKEATGEQVMTPQIAYLTTHLMKEVIWFGTGHPVSVLGRPAAGKTGTTTDSRDAWFVGYTPQLLATVWVGHDDAHSMGGRATGTAYAAPIWLDFMQKALESEPVEEFTVPEGIVFVKIDADSGLRAIDSSRKVVYEAYLAGSEPQQYAPEPDQLDPNKFYENDLGF; the protein is encoded by the coding sequence ATGAAGCGGATCACCAAGAAAAAGCGGAAAGAGTCTGCCTTCATGATGAAAACATTGCGGCTCGTGCTGCGGGTCAGTTTCGCGTCCATCGCGCTCAGCCTCGGCTTGGGGGTCGGAGTCCTTTGGTATTACACCAAAGTCATTCCGGACGTGAAAAGCATCCTGAAACACTACGAGCCATCCACCGTCACCACTTTTTATGCGCGGGACAACAGCGTCATCGCCGAATTTTTCAGCGAGAAGCGATACATCGTCCCGCTTGAGAGCGTGCCCAAGCACGTCATGGATGCATTCGTGGCGGCGGAGGACCAGCATTTCTACAAGCATAAAGGCATCGACTACTGGGGCATCGCGCGCGCCCTCGGCCGCAACGTGCTCGCGGGAGAGGTGGTCCAGGGGGGAAGCACGATCACCCAGCAGCTCACGCGGAGCATCCTGCGCTACCGAGGCCGCAGCTATTCGCGAAAAATCAAGGAGGCCCTCCTCGCGTTCCGGATCGAGAAAAACCTCTCCAAGGATGAGATTCTCTACCTGTACCTCAATCAAATCTTCCTCGGTCACGGCGCCTATGGCGTGGAGGCGGCGGCCCAAATGTATTTCCACAAATCGACCCCTGAGTTGACCGTGGCCGAGGGGGCCTTCTTGGCGGGCCTGGCTCCCGCGCCCAACACCTATTCGCCCTACAACAATTCGGAGCAGGGAAAGAATCGGCAAAAATATGTCCTCCGGCGGATGGTGGAAGATGGATACATCCCGGAGGCCAAGGCAACGGAGGCGTGGCAGCAGCCGCTCCCACTCTACCCTCAGCCTTCCGACACCGTCTATGCCGCCCCCTACTTCGTTGAGCAAGTCCGGCGTCACATCGAGTCGAAATACGGCGCCCATGCGCTTTACTCACAGGGATTGAAAGTCTACACCACCGTGGAACTCGGAGCCCAGGAGGCCGCCGAGGGGGCCGTGCGCCGCGGGCTCGAACGCCTGGACAAGGCGGAAGGCTATCATGGGCCGCTCCGCAAACTTACGGGTCCGGGCGAGGTCGAAGCCTATCTCACCGAGCTGTTCGACCGACAATCGAAGCTTCAACCGGGAGACCGCGCCGAAGGAGTGGTCACCGCGGTGATCAAGAGCAAGCGCGAGCTTCGGCTCGACCTGGGCGGCCGGATTGCCACGGTCAGACCGGATGACTACGCCTGGCTGGCGCCGGGCGAGGGCCGATCGGCGCTCAGGCTTTTTGCCGTGGGCGACGTGCTTCCTCTTCACATCAAGAAGCTTTCCGGCGAACAGGAAGCGACCGTGGCGCTGGATCCGGAGCCGGGAATTCAAGGGTCCATCCTGGCGACGGATGTGAAGACCGGCGAGGTGCGTGCGATGGCCGGCGGATACGATTATTCCAAGAGCCAGTTCAATCGGGCGACGCAGGCGAAGCGACAGCCGGGGAGCGCGTTCAAGCCCATCATCTACGCCGCGGCGCTCGAAAAAGGATTCACCGCCAGCACGATGATGTACGACACACCCGTGGTCCTTCCATTCCGCCTGCACGACGATGAGGAAATGTGGAAACCCCGCAACTTTGAGAAGGAGTTCCAGGGTCCGACCACCTTTCGCGAGGGACTGATCCATTCCCGGAACATTGTGACGGTGAAAATTCTCCGGGAGATCGGTGTGGATGCGGCCATTGAATTCGCCCGTCGGGTGGGCGTTTCCGTCGACCTCGATCGCAACCTCTCCCTGGCGCTTGGATCGTCGGCGCTGACCTCCGTGGAACTGAGTCTGCCGTATCTTGTCTTCGCCAGCGGAGGGCGCCGGGTGGAGCCGACGTTCATCCGCGCCGTATACGGTCGCAGCGGGGAACTATTGGAGGGGAAAGACATTCTGCATGGAAAAAGCGTTCCAAAATCGATCGTTCAGCTCGGAGATCAGCAGTACGAAGTGAAAGAGGCCACCGGGGAGCAGGTGATGACGCCGCAAATCGCCTACCTCACCACGCACCTCATGAAGGAAGTGATCTGGTTTGGGACGGGCCATCCCGTTTCCGTTCTGGGCCGGCCCGCCGCGGGGAAGACGGGCACGACCACGGATTCCCGCGACGCCTGGTTCGTCGGTTACACGCCGCAGCTCCTGGCGACGGTGTGGGTCGGGCACGACGACGCACACAGCATGGGAGGACGAGCTACGGGCACGGCCTATGCCGCGCCGATTTGGTTGGATTTTATGCAGAAGGCGCTGGAGAGCGAGCCGGTGGAAGAGTTCACCGTCCCCGAAGGCATTGTGTTTGTGAAGATCGACGCGGACTCGGGCCTCCGCGCCATCGACAGCAGCAGGAAAGTGGTTTACGAAGCCTACCTCGCCGGGTCCGAGCCGCAGCAGTACGCCCCGGAACCGGACCAACTCGACCCCAACAAGTTCTACGAGAACGATCTGGGATTCTGA